A genomic segment from Micropterus dolomieu isolate WLL.071019.BEF.003 ecotype Adirondacks linkage group LG03, ASM2129224v1, whole genome shotgun sequence encodes:
- the LOC123968643 gene encoding metaxin-1-like: MAAPDELFCWEGDWGLPSVDTDSLVVLAYAQFAGAPLKVRKISNPWRSPSGSLPALRINQKETLSRPSDIIIHLRKQVTFPACIRADQCIIIPLD, from the exons ATGGCGGCGCCCGACGAGTTGTTTTGCTGGGAAGGAGACTGGGGTTTACCGTCCGTCGACACGGACTCTCTGGTGGTTCTG GCCTACGCTCAGTTTGCAGGAGCTCCTCTCAAAGTGCGGAAGATCTCCAACCCCTGGAGGAGTCCCAGCG GGTCACTTCCTGCTCTGAGGATCAATCAGAAAGAGACTCTGTCCAGGCCCTCTGACATCATCATCCACCTCAGAAAACAGGTAACCTTCCCAGCATGCATCAGGGCTGATCAGTGTATTATAATTCCATTAGATTAA
- the LOC123968644 gene encoding thrombospondin-3a-like, producing LSWKSLFELQLTVVIQKINSCAVLSQGSYKCGGCKPGFLGNQTSGCFPRKSCAALTFNPCDSNAHCVMERNGEVACMCNVGWAGNGNTCGVDTDIDGYPDRPLPCMDNDKHCKQDNCVFTPNSGQEDADNDGIGDQCDEDADGDGIKNVEDNCRLVPNKDQQNSDSDSFGDACDNCPNVPNSDQKDTDSNGQGDACDQDIDGDGIPNVLDNCPKVPNPMQTDRDRDGVGDACDSCPELSNPMQTDVDNDLVGDVCDTNVDTDGDGHQDSRDNCPDIPNSSQLDSDNDGLGDDCDHDDDNDGILDDYDNCRLIVNPNQKDSDVNGVGDVCENDFDNDAVMDLIDVCPESAEVTLTDFRAYQTVILDPEGDAQIDPNWVVLNQVTL from the exons tTATCCTGGAAAAGTTTGTTTGAACTTCAGCTGACTGTCGTCATACAGAAGATAAACTCCTGTGCTGTTCTCTCTCAGGGCTCATATAAGTGTGGAGGCTGTAAACCTGGTTTCCTCGGGAACCAGACGTCAGGTTGCTTCCCCAGGAAGTCGTGTGCCGCGTTGACCTTTAACCCCTGTGACTCCAACGCCCACTGCGTCATGGAGAGGAACGGCGAGGTCGCCTGCATG tgtAACGTGGGTTGGGCCGGTAACGGTAACACATGTGGAGTGGACACAGACATCGACGGGTATCCCGACCGCCCTCTGCCCTGCATGGACAAcgacaaacactgtaaacag GACAACTGTGTGTTTACGCCTAACTCCGGTCAGGAGGACGCCGACAACGACGGGATCGGAGATCAGTGTGACGAGGACGCAGACGGAGACGGCATCAAGAACGTGGAG GATAACTGCCGGTTGGTCCCTAACAAAGACCAGCAGAACTCAGACAGCGACTCGTTCGGAGACGCCTGTGATAACTGTCCCAACGTCCCCAACAGCGACCAGAAGGACACGGACAGCAACGGACAGGGAGACGCCTGCGACCAGGACATTGACGGAGACG GGATTCCCAACGTTCTGGATAACTGTCCAAAGGTGCCGAACCcgatgcagacagacagagaccgAGACGGAGTGGGAGACGCCTGCGACAGCTGTCCTGAACTCAGCAACCCCAtgcag ACGGACGTCGACAACGACCTGGTGGGAGACGTTTGTGACACCAACGTGGACAC GGACGGAGACGGCCACCAGGACAGCAGAGACAACTGTCCAGACATCCCCAACAGCTCCCAGCTGGACTCCGACAACGACGGCCTCGGAGACGACTGTGACCACGACGACGACAACGACGGCATCCTCGACGACTACGACAACTGCAGACTCATCGTCAACCCCAACCAGAAAGACTCTGACG tgAACGGCGTTGGAGACGTCTGCGAGAACGACTTTGATAACGACGCCGTGATGGATTTGATTGATGTGTGTCCAGAGAGCGCCGAGGTCACTCTGACGGACTTTAGAGCCTATCAGACGGTCATCCTGGACCCAGAGGGCGACGCCCAGATCGACCCCAACTGGGTGGTCCTTAATCAGGTGACCctctaa